The Methyloferula stellata AR4 genome includes a window with the following:
- a CDS encoding alpha/beta hydrolase family esterase produces MACPATAYAVSGRVTIQSGGVTRSAILVEHARLKKSRRPVVIILHSGNGNAGQVRHILGLEEKARSASPVMVYPEAIDKHWSDAAKPGETRDAAFIHDLIAKLINEGIADRHRIFIVGGSSGGVMALKLACAGNDDFAGVVAIFASLPADLAATCKPSRPVPFLLVLGTADPFVPFNGGDANLVDVKAALLPGHATLDLFAKAAGCGDGHTTTAFADHETRDNSRAYLEKLNGCKVPVELLRIEGGGHLLPRIGALGAGARAPEGSDRAVAPGMRNRDVDAPSLIWDFLRHLGA; encoded by the coding sequence ATGGCCTGCCCAGCTACGGCCTATGCCGTCTCGGGGCGCGTCACGATCCAGTCCGGCGGCGTCACGCGTTCGGCCATTCTCGTCGAACATGCGCGGCTCAAAAAGAGCCGCAGGCCTGTCGTCATTATCCTGCATTCGGGCAATGGCAACGCTGGACAGGTCAGGCATATTCTCGGCCTCGAAGAGAAGGCCCGCTCGGCGAGCCCCGTCATGGTTTATCCGGAGGCAATCGACAAGCATTGGAGCGACGCGGCCAAACCAGGCGAGACCCGCGATGCCGCTTTCATTCATGACCTGATCGCGAAACTCATCAACGAAGGTATCGCCGACCGGCACCGGATTTTTATCGTCGGCGGATCGAGCGGCGGCGTCATGGCGTTGAAACTGGCCTGCGCTGGGAACGACGATTTCGCCGGTGTCGTCGCGATCTTTGCGAGCCTGCCCGCCGATCTCGCTGCGACCTGCAAGCCCTCCCGCCCCGTGCCGTTCTTGCTGGTGCTTGGGACGGCGGACCCCTTCGTTCCGTTTAATGGCGGAGACGCCAATCTCGTCGACGTCAAGGCAGCGCTTTTGCCCGGCCACGCGACGCTCGATCTTTTCGCCAAAGCGGCCGGTTGCGGCGACGGCCATACGACGACGGCTTTCGCGGACCACGAAACCAGAGACAATTCCCGCGCCTATCTCGAAAAATTGAACGGCTGCAAAGTGCCCGTCGAACTCTTACGGATCGAAGGCGGCGGTCATCTCCTGCCGCGCATCGGTGCGCTCGGGGCCGGCGCCCGCGCGCCTGAAGGCAGCGATCGCGCGGTGGCACCCGGCATGCGCAACCGCGACGTGGACGCCCCCTCGCTGATTTGGGACTTTCTACGCCATCTCGGTGCGTGA